A region from the Spiroplasma taiwanense CT-1 genome encodes:
- a CDS encoding PTS ascorbate transporter subunit IIC, whose amino-acid sequence MQLFTVQDQLMNFINGFFGTPALIIGLFALIGCLVQRKNFAETLTSVFKTVIGFLIIGGGAGIISGSIGKFGSAFNLLFGREGWLANNDVMPGLFLSQEGMAQIATCGSLILVFAMLLNIVIAKFSNLKYIYLTGHSAWYFSTMIASVLWISGANSTADMWLVILAGSLFVSMWMVISPALLNRHTKIIIKGNSLAVAHTGSITYALSGYMGELIYKAKKGKIKSTEDINFPKGLAFLRNTNVSIALTMFILFSIVYYSVWGVKGFDTMVEAGILGKNDSPIVQGILQAFTFAAGVEVLLIGVRMFIAEITPAFKGFADKVIKGSKPGIDCPVVFPFAPNAVIMGFIASTVGGLIAFGINIGMSSAIKTGPWAAIIIPSIIPHFFTGATSGVFGNAKGGIIGCLIGAFINGIIISIIPYLFIGLELTPNLVSSNGEQIYITWADADFIVGIIPALLLKLSGKWGLLSIMIVLWLMFPLISIILHSLKMRNENYKKVYLEVKDLEKEKSQKEKSEFKIYKKNLKDLKLNLKTEKEKDKKTQIIKNIEQLTKEHNKLLNSLNKEYEAKITLVRKE is encoded by the coding sequence ATGCAATTATTTACAGTTCAAGATCAATTAATGAACTTTATTAATGGATTCTTTGGAACTCCAGCGTTAATAATTGGTTTATTTGCGTTAATTGGTTGTTTAGTACAAAGAAAAAACTTTGCAGAAACTCTTACATCTGTATTTAAAACAGTAATTGGTTTTCTAATAATTGGGGGTGGAGCTGGAATTATTTCAGGTTCAATTGGAAAATTTGGTTCTGCATTTAATTTATTATTTGGCAGAGAAGGGTGACTTGCAAATAATGATGTTATGCCAGGTTTATTTTTATCACAAGAAGGAATGGCACAAATAGCAACTTGTGGATCACTTATTTTAGTTTTTGCAATGCTATTAAATATAGTAATTGCAAAATTCTCAAACTTAAAATATATATATTTAACAGGACATTCAGCATGATATTTTTCAACAATGATTGCAAGTGTTTTATGAATTAGTGGAGCAAATTCAACAGCAGATATGTGATTGGTTATTTTAGCAGGATCATTATTTGTTTCAATGTGAATGGTAATTTCTCCAGCTCTTCTAAATAGACATACAAAAATTATTATAAAAGGAAATAGTTTAGCTGTTGCTCACACTGGTTCAATTACATATGCACTAAGTGGATATATGGGTGAACTAATTTATAAAGCAAAAAAAGGAAAAATTAAATCAACAGAAGATATTAATTTTCCAAAAGGTCTTGCATTTTTAAGAAATACAAATGTTTCAATTGCATTAACAATGTTTATACTATTTAGCATAGTTTATTATAGTGTTTGAGGTGTAAAAGGTTTTGATACAATGGTTGAAGCAGGAATTTTGGGAAAAAATGATTCTCCAATAGTACAAGGAATACTTCAAGCATTTACTTTTGCAGCTGGAGTTGAAGTTCTTTTAATTGGTGTAAGAATGTTTATTGCAGAAATAACACCAGCATTTAAAGGGTTTGCAGATAAAGTTATTAAAGGTTCAAAGCCTGGAATAGATTGCCCTGTAGTATTTCCATTTGCACCAAATGCAGTAATTATGGGATTTATTGCTTCAACAGTTGGGGGTTTAATTGCTTTTGGAATAAATATAGGAATGTCTTCTGCAATTAAAACAGGTCCTTGAGCTGCAATTATAATTCCAAGTATTATTCCTCATTTCTTTACTGGTGCTACTAGTGGAGTATTTGGAAATGCAAAGGGAGGAATAATTGGTTGTTTAATTGGAGCATTTATTAATGGAATTATTATTTCAATCATACCTTATTTATTCATTGGACTTGAATTAACACCAAATTTAGTTTCAAGTAATGGTGAACAAATTTATATAACATGAGCAGATGCAGACTTTATTGTTGGGATAATTCCAGCATTATTATTAAAATTATCAGGAAAATGAGGTCTATTAAGTATAATGATTGTTTTATGATTAATGTTCCCATTGATAAGTATAATTTTACACTCACTAAAAATGAGAAATGAAAATTATAAAAAAGTTTATTTAGAAGTAAAAGATTTAGAAAAAGAAAAAAGTCAAAAAGAAAAAAGTGAATTTAAAATTTACAAAAAAAATTTAAAAGACTTAAAATTAAATCTAAAAACAGAAAAA
- a CDS encoding PTS sugar transporter subunit IIA, whose product MIEKNNFMYLKSAKNWKELLKKGCEKLQRDQVVGENYYNELLSEIEKLGFYFIISKNISLVHISPGGENLKTNLMLIKLGEQISFSHKEHHKVLYCFFLTTTSPDDHMDYLVKFSKTFSNKEFIKELESINSYEEYLKIYKKYFND is encoded by the coding sequence ATGATTGAGAAAAACAATTTCATGTATTTAAAAAGTGCGAAAAATTGAAAAGAATTATTAAAAAAAGGTTGTGAAAAATTACAAAGGGATCAAGTTGTTGGAGAAAATTATTATAATGAATTATTAAGTGAAATTGAAAAATTGGGTTTTTATTTTATAATTTCCAAAAATATATCTTTAGTTCATATTTCACCAGGTGGAGAAAATTTGAAAACTAATTTAATGTTAATTAAATTAGGAGAACAAATATCTTTTTCACATAAAGAACATCATAAAGTATTATATTGTTTCTTTTTAACAACAACTTCACCAGATGATCATATGGACTATTTGGTAAAATTTTCAAAAACTTTTTCTAATAAAGAATTTATAAAGGAATTAGAGTCAATAAATTCATATGAAGAATATTTAAAAATATATAAAAAATACTTTAATGATTAG
- a CDS encoding MurR/RpiR family transcriptional regulator produces the protein MFIDEYYLNLTNLEKEILNIIFKNAEVFIDIKIQDFAKKLYTTSATITKLIQKIGFTSYKEFQKHLKEEITNRNIEHKNFDASKMEIIAQLEEILENAKKFIKNEFEDISEIIIKSPKIITIGFGNSLIAANEMFQSLSRLGLDSYCTNDIFGNLTLFENISKESLIIFYSHQFKSRTVFRAYELIKSLNLKIILISSNNYISDSFKFYKVIIYKDKNNKNKSFSTKINQITINFILKDLIKQKLNKNIKDKPSILI, from the coding sequence ATGTTTATTGATGAATATTATTTAAATTTAACTAATTTGGAAAAAGAAATACTAAATATAATTTTTAAAAATGCAGAAGTTTTTATAGATATAAAAATACAAGATTTTGCAAAAAAACTTTATACAACAAGTGCAACAATTACTAAATTAATTCAAAAAATTGGTTTTACATCTTACAAAGAATTTCAAAAACATTTGAAAGAAGAAATTACAAATAGAAATATAGAACATAAAAATTTTGATGCATCAAAAATGGAAATAATAGCACAATTAGAAGAAATTCTTGAAAATGCAAAAAAATTCATTAAAAATGAATTTGAAGATATTAGTGAAATAATAATAAAATCACCAAAAATAATTACAATTGGTTTTGGAAATAGTTTAATTGCTGCAAATGAAATGTTTCAGTCTTTATCAAGATTAGGTTTAGATTCTTATTGTACAAATGATATTTTTGGTAATTTAACTTTATTTGAAAATATTTCAAAAGAAAGTTTAATTATTTTTTATTCACATCAATTTAAATCCAGAACTGTTTTTAGAGCATATGAATTAATAAAATCTTTAAATTTAAAAATAATATTAATTTCTTCAAATAATTATATTAGTGATTCATTTAAATTTTATAAAGTTATAATCTACAAAGATAAAAATAACAAAAATAAAAGTTTTAGTACAAAAATAAATCAAATTACTATCAATTTTATTTTGAAAGATTTAATTAAACAGAAACTAAACAAAAATATTAAAGATAAGCCAAGTATTTTAATTTAA
- a CDS encoding DUF2130 domain-containing protein, translating to MWEIVCPYCSKVINEGSFKENEVNYKKLNDYIESHLKERENNYKELIKKELINENNLIVSKEIAEKVSEVKELKNDEINKLREEISNLKTQLETSKTVTDKEIAEKVLEVKELKNDEINKLREEISNLKTQLETSKTVTGKEIAEKVSEVKELKNDEINKLREEISNLKTQLETSKTVTDKEIAEKVSEIKELKNDEINKLREENNNLEKKIISKKTLSSQIIGKEFEEEFKTNLNSTFPEDIIEKIVTNKTEGKGADFREIVHKNDSEIGRIIFELKSGEKWESEWLSKFEDDISKEKGNYGILLANSFNKKFGDIGFKKIPSKNIFVCNPGYYIFVTQIVRIMLNKEMQLINKYVSNEQIEEKKVKIFNWISIDLSKKLQKSKEQIINIQKELNKINIANSKAEGYCKDILDNLIEELLVFITENCS from the coding sequence ATGTGAGAAATAGTATGTCCTTATTGTAGTAAAGTAATTAATGAAGGAAGTTTTAAAGAAAATGAAGTTAATTACAAAAAATTAAATGATTATATTGAGAGCCATTTAAAAGAAAGAGAAAATAATTATAAAGAACTTATAAAAAAAGAACTTATTAATGAAAATAATTTAATTGTAAGCAAAGAAATAGCAGAAAAAGTTTCAGAAGTAAAAGAATTGAAAAATGATGAAATTAATAAGTTGAGAGAAGAAATTAGTAATTTGAAAACTCAGTTAGAAACTAGTAAGACAGTTACTGATAAAGAAATAGCAGAAAAAGTTTTAGAAGTAAAAGAATTGAAAAATGATGAAATTAATAAGTTGAGAGAAGAAATTAGTAATTTGAAAACTCAGTTAGAAACTAGTAAGACAGTTACTGGTAAAGAAATAGCAGAAAAAGTTTCAGAAGTAAAAGAATTGAAAAATGATGAAATTAATAAGTTGAGAGAAGAAATTAGTAATTTGAAAACTCAGTTAGAAACTAGTAAGACAGTTACTGATAAAGAAATAGCAGAAAAAGTTTCAGAAATAAAAGAATTGAAAAATGATGAAATTAATAAGTTGAGAGAAGAAAATAATAATTTAGAAAAAAAAATAATTTCTAAAAAAACTCTTTCATCTCAAATAATTGGTAAAGAATTTGAAGAAGAATTTAAAACTAATTTAAATTCAACTTTTCCTGAGGATATTATAGAGAAAATTGTAACTAATAAAACAGAAGGAAAGGGAGCAGATTTTAGAGAAATTGTTCATAAAAATGATAGTGAAATTGGGAGAATAATATTTGAACTTAAATCAGGAGAAAAATGAGAATCAGAATGATTATCAAAATTTGAAGATGATATTTCTAAAGAGAAAGGAAATTATGGAATTTTATTGGCAAATTCATTTAACAAAAAATTTGGAGATATTGGTTTTAAAAAAATTCCGTCTAAAAATATTTTTGTATGTAATCCAGGATATTATATTTTTGTTACGCAAATTGTTAGAATTATGCTGAATAAGGAAATGCAATTAATTAATAAATATGTTTCAAATGAACAAATAGAAGAAAAAAAAGTTAAAATTTTTAATTGAATATCTATTGATTTGAGTAAAAAGTTACAAAAATCAAAAGAACAGATAATTAATATTCAGAAAGAATTGAATAAAATTAATATTGCAAATAGTAAGGCAGAAGGTTATTGCAAGGATATTTTAGATAACTTAATTGAAGAATTATTAGTATTTATAACTGAAAATTGTTCTTAA
- a CDS encoding putative cysteine peptidase codes for MYKKVSDKYGGRWYDIRERKSLRKIMKTWLGQYSKNLIDDYSVSWSHTSKPEDWIKKYNRPVLLSYFVRGEAHSIVIYGYNKSTNEYVVNYGWPWRTYGRQIIKKSDIWYYLSMGFWYSLRDK; via the coding sequence ATGTATAAAAAAGTATCTGATAAATATGGGGGAAGATGATATGATATCAGAGAAAGAAAAAGTTTGAGAAAAATTATGAAAACATGATTAGGTCAGTATTCAAAAAATTTAATTGATGATTATTCAGTAAGTTGATCTCACACTTCAAAACCTGAAGACTGAATTAAAAAATATAATAGACCTGTATTATTATCATATTTTGTTAGAGGAGAAGCACATTCAATTGTAATATATGGCTATAATAAATCAACAAATGAATATGTAGTAAACTATGGTTGACCATGAAGAACATACGGTAGACAAATAATTAAAAAATCAGATATTTGATATTATTTAAGTATGGGATTTTGATATAGTTTAAGAGATAAATAA
- a CDS encoding lipoprotein: MFRRKKDIKKLLILLGSVTLILTSSSSVVSCFDTTPKVYTTFKDAFIIFDLGTISGQEDVPSLEIIYNGISKAHENVEDWGWSAPLKHIAFVGLPTKTSCKIRVIEGHDKPALTGEVEFTYNYEKIQEYKIDFYSITENANITRRIGTIEEISKFSNLVTNWR, translated from the coding sequence ATTTTTAGGAGAAAAAAAGATATAAAAAAATTATTAATTTTGTTAGGGTCAGTAACTTTAATTTTAACTTCATCATCAAGTGTTGTTTCATGTTTTGATACAACACCAAAAGTTTATACTACATTTAAGGATGCATTCATTATTTTTGATTTAGGAACAATTTCAGGACAAGAAGATGTCCCAAGTCTTGAAATTATCTATAATGGAATTTCAAAAGCACATGAAAACGTTGAAGACTGAGGTTGATCAGCACCATTAAAACATATTGCATTTGTTGGTTTGCCAACAAAAACTTCATGCAAAATTAGAGTTATTGAGGGTCATGATAAACCAGCTCTTACAGGCGAAGTAGAATTTACTTATAATTATGAAAAAATTCAAGAATATAAAATTGATTTTTATTCAATTACAGAAAATGCAAATATAACAAGAAGAATTGGAACAATTGAAGAAATTTCTAAATTTTCAAATTTAGTTACTAATTGGAGATAA
- a CDS encoding S66 peptidase family protein, whose amino-acid sequence MDSMGTSRIKHLDNKGYEVLRESGNISGELIGGCIDTIYSLIDKNSPKQAIADQFNLVPKNDEWKGKILFIETSEPKEEISYYQKLLEELEKIKTYKM is encoded by the coding sequence ATGGATTCTATGGGAACTTCAAGAATTAAACATTTAGATAACAAAGGTTATGAAGTTTTGAGAGAAAGTGGAAATATATCAGGAGAATTGATTGGTGGTTGTATAGACACAATATATTCTTTAATTGATAAAAATTCACCTAAACAAGCCATTGCAGATCAATTTAATCTTGTTCCAAAAAATGATGAATGAAAAGGAAAGATACTTTTTATAGAAACAAGTGAACCAAAGGAAGAAATTTCTTATTATCAAAAATTATTAGAAGAATTGGAAAAAATAAAAACCTATAAAATGTAA
- a CDS encoding LD-carboxypeptidase has protein sequence MKLEIKRLKELGLEPVFMPNSLKGTEFLANNPEAKANDLIEAFANDEILCAIGGFNTYKTAPFLLNNDFFKEIVQKKPKIFIGFSDTTVNHLMFRKLGLNTFYGHSFLVDFAELDDQMLEYSKKHLKYYFLITKILKLRLANIDLKKEKIFQWILWELQELNI, from the coding sequence TTGAAATTAGAAATAAAAAGATTAAAAGAACTTGGATTAGAACCTGTTTTTATGCCTAATAGCTTAAAAGGAACAGAATTTTTAGCTAATAATCCAGAAGCTAAAGCAAATGACTTAATTGAGGCTTTTGCAAATGATGAAATCTTATGTGCTATTGGGGGATTTAATACATATAAGACAGCGCCATTTTTATTAAATAATGATTTTTTTAAAGAAATTGTACAAAAAAAACCAAAAATTTTTATTGGTTTTTCAGATACAACAGTTAATCATTTAATGTTTAGAAAATTAGGATTAAACACTTTTTATGGGCATTCATTTTTAGTTGATTTTGCTGAGTTAGATGATCAAATGCTAGAATATTCAAAAAAGCATTTGAAATATTATTTTTTAATAACCAAAATATTGAAGTTGAGGCTAGCAAATATTGATTTGAAGAAAGAAAAGATTTTTCAATGGATTCTATGGGAACTTCAAGAATTAAACATTTAG
- the rpiB gene encoding ribose 5-phosphate isomerase B, translating to MKIAIGSDHVGFILKEPIKKWLIELGYQVVDLGADSEERTDYPIYGKKVADVVAKNEVNLGIIFCGTGVGISLAANKVDGIRAVVCSEPYSAKLSKEHNNTNILSMGSRVIGLELAKMIIKEWIDAEFEGGRHQKRIEMYK from the coding sequence ATGAAAATAGCAATTGGTAGTGATCATGTTGGCTTTATATTGAAAGAACCAATTAAAAAATGATTAATTGAATTAGGTTATCAAGTTGTTGATTTAGGTGCAGATTCAGAAGAAAGAACTGACTATCCAATTTATGGAAAAAAAGTTGCTGATGTTGTTGCAAAAAATGAAGTAAATTTAGGTATTATTTTTTGTGGAACTGGAGTTGGTATTTCTCTTGCTGCAAATAAGGTAGATGGAATTAGAGCTGTGGTTTGTAGTGAACCTTATAGTGCTAAACTTTCAAAAGAGCATAATAATACAAACATTTTATCTATGGGTTCAAGAGTTATTGGACTAGAATTAGCAAAAATGATTATAAAAGAATGAATTGATGCTGAGTTTGAAGGTGGCAGACATCAAAAAAGAATTGAAATGTATAAATAA
- a CDS encoding ribulose-phosphate 3-epimerase yields the protein MKNKVAVSIYVFNFLEIGKKIEELINVGIDWIHVDIMDGNFVNNYALCQKFCKDIKEKYSNITIDAHLMCLEPQRYIDSFAQSGVTYFNFHFESVTDKSEENIINIIKNIHSKNMQAVMAINPETNPSIINKYLSVLDGVMCMSIKPGFNGQKLNELVYDNLKYLSDYKKDKNLNFFIQVDGGVREETYQKLKQCGAEVMVVGAFINVANNQLIEQIKKIEGGL from the coding sequence ATGAAGAATAAAGTAGCAGTTTCCATATATGTATTTAATTTTTTAGAAATTGGTAAGAAAATTGAAGAATTAATCAATGTTGGAATTGACTGGATTCATGTAGATATAATGGATGGAAATTTTGTTAATAATTATGCGTTATGTCAAAAGTTTTGCAAAGATATTAAAGAAAAATATTCAAATATAACTATTGATGCACATTTAATGTGCTTAGAACCGCAAAGATATATTGATTCTTTTGCTCAAAGCGGTGTAACATATTTTAATTTTCATTTTGAATCAGTGACTGATAAAAGTGAAGAAAATATAATAAATATTATTAAAAATATTCATAGTAAAAATATGCAAGCTGTAATGGCTATAAATCCAGAAACAAATCCATCAATCATTAATAAATACTTATCAGTTTTAGATGGTGTAATGTGTATGTCTATTAAACCTGGTTTTAATGGTCAAAAATTAAATGAATTAGTTTATGATAATTTAAAATACCTTTCAGATTATAAAAAAGATAAAAATTTAAATTTTTTTATACAAGTGGATGGGGGAGTTAGAGAAGAAACTTATCAAAAATTAAAACAATGTGGTGCAGAAGTTATGGTTGTAGGAGCTTTTATAAATGTTGCAAATAATCAATTAATTGAGCAAATTAAAAAAATAGAGGGTGGATTGTAA
- a CDS encoding PTS transporter subunit EIIC, which yields MNFLKLKESWKTFGNKTGSKIQNLSRAIVFPIAVLPIAGILLGIGGGFLAAAQTNEWGVGWINFFQIIKTIGNIIFSCLGILFASSIAFGFAKKSRGVAAVSAMIAFMVMTVTVSALFIPYTNSNGDLVVTFDPWKITGENKLVSVGQNKGMLSSVMGISPAMDLSVLGGIIVGSLTAVLHNKTYNIKVPRMLSFFGGEKFVPIAAFFMGIGLGIIVFFIWPMIMIALFKTGEGLGTWMNVGSKEEYTRTSGAIAAYFFGVFEQLLIPTGLHHVFYTPFWFTSVGGTWYAPVVTDGVITSFNSVQGAYTVFFEQMNWVGQSFQLSPTAYQQLIDQNMTNYLDMLYQNGDNYFISFNHYTTEVGTGFMSGRFAVYNYGLPAAGLAMIFMAKPENRKQVTGILGSAIITSMATGIIEPLIFSFIFVAPLLFGVHALIGGISYLLAYLLNVQAGNGFTAGLIDYVFFGLLPGYSTGVNIIGDESKKIFGMFAGRNGALWILIYGLLIIGPTYYFSFWALIKFKNIKTPGRISNENDISLKMTVDSLNKNKKNKNSLNQSIKIIEGLGTKENIIEIKNCASRLRVDVKNIEKINETILKETGSMGIIKKKNNIQIIYGPQVSNIALDVKEEMEKKNEE from the coding sequence ATGAATTTTTTAAAGTTAAAAGAATCTTGAAAAACTTTTGGAAATAAAACTGGTAGTAAAATTCAAAATCTTTCAAGAGCAATAGTTTTTCCTATTGCAGTTTTACCAATTGCTGGAATATTGTTAGGCATTGGTGGTGGCTTTTTAGCTGCTGCACAAACTAATGAATGAGGAGTTGGTTGAATAAATTTTTTTCAAATTATTAAAACAATTGGAAATATAATATTTTCATGTTTGGGAATTTTATTTGCTTCATCAATTGCATTTGGTTTTGCAAAAAAATCAAGAGGTGTTGCAGCTGTTTCAGCAATGATTGCTTTTATGGTTATGACAGTTACTGTTTCTGCATTATTTATACCTTATACAAATTCAAATGGTGATTTAGTTGTTACATTTGATCCCTGAAAAATTACAGGTGAAAATAAATTGGTTTCAGTTGGTCAAAATAAGGGTATGCTTTCTAGTGTAATGGGTATTTCACCAGCAATGGATTTATCTGTTTTGGGTGGAATAATTGTGGGAAGTTTAACAGCAGTTCTACACAATAAAACATACAATATTAAGGTACCTAGAATGCTTTCATTTTTTGGAGGAGAAAAATTTGTTCCAATTGCTGCATTTTTCATGGGTATTGGATTAGGAATTATTGTTTTCTTTATATGACCTATGATTATGATTGCATTATTTAAAACAGGTGAGGGACTTGGAACATGAATGAATGTTGGGAGTAAAGAAGAATATACAAGAACTTCAGGAGCAATAGCAGCATATTTCTTTGGAGTTTTTGAACAATTATTAATTCCAACTGGTTTACATCATGTATTTTATACACCATTTTGGTTTACTTCAGTTGGTGGTACTTGATATGCTCCAGTTGTAACTGATGGAGTTATAACAAGTTTTAATTCAGTTCAAGGAGCATATACAGTATTTTTTGAACAAATGAATTGAGTTGGGCAAAGTTTTCAACTTTCACCAACAGCATATCAACAATTAATTGATCAAAATATGACAAATTATTTAGATATGTTATATCAAAATGGAGATAATTATTTCATTTCATTTAATCACTATACAACAGAAGTAGGAACAGGCTTTATGAGTGGTAGATTTGCAGTGTATAATTATGGCTTACCAGCTGCAGGCTTAGCAATGATTTTTATGGCTAAACCAGAAAATAGAAAACAAGTTACTGGAATACTTGGATCTGCAATTATTACATCAATGGCCACTGGAATTATTGAACCATTGATATTCTCATTTATATTTGTAGCTCCATTATTATTTGGAGTTCATGCTCTAATTGGTGGTATCAGTTATTTATTAGCATATTTGCTAAATGTTCAAGCAGGTAATGGATTTACAGCGGGACTAATAGATTATGTATTCTTTGGATTACTTCCAGGATATTCAACAGGTGTAAACATAATTGGTGATGAAAGTAAAAAAATATTTGGTATGTTTGCTGGAAGAAATGGAGCATTATGAATATTAATTTATGGATTGCTTATAATTGGTCCTACATATTACTTCTCATTTTGAGCTCTTATTAAGTTTAAAAATATTAAAACTCCTGGAAGAATATCAAACGAAAATGATATTTCATTGAAAATGACAGTAGATTCTTTAAATAAAAATAAAAAAAATAAAAATTCCTTAAATCAATCTATAAAAATAATTGAGGGACTGGGCACTAAGGAAAATATAATAGAAATTAAAAATTGTGCTTCTAGACTTAGAGTGGATGTAAAAAATATAGAAAAAATAAATGAAACAATTTTAAAAGAAACAGGTTCAATGGGAATAATTAAAAAGAAAAATAATATTCAAATTATATATGGTCCCCAAGTTTCGAATATTGCTTTAGATGTTAAAGAAGAAATGGAGAAAAAAAATGAAGAATAA
- a CDS encoding MurR/RpiR family transcriptional regulator, giving the protein MELTSTEKLILLKIKNDIEVFTTKSISELSKLYYASDASILRLVKKLGYKTLKEMQIEFGSKLKIDNMLDDFKEDFLFDENANISETISSITALSLYSIFKTEENLNKDSIEEFVNIISDSGELSIFGIGNSKNSVEFLNNQLKRIGVISTIHNSVHGFLIHTNFYKNKNIALIISNSLKTKEVTFILNYLIENKIPYLIISSIDSTNNNLFIEKAKSYILYSTNSKEKYSFPMISSFYSQIFIINIIFNRLIQKTNDFKTKIELGNKLTNKWNES; this is encoded by the coding sequence GTGGAATTAACAAGTACAGAAAAATTAATATTATTAAAAATAAAAAATGATATTGAAGTATTCACAACAAAATCAATTTCTGAATTGAGTAAACTCTATTATGCCTCTGATGCTTCAATCTTGAGATTAGTCAAAAAATTAGGCTATAAAACTCTAAAAGAAATGCAAATTGAATTTGGTAGTAAGTTAAAAATTGACAATATGTTAGATGATTTTAAAGAAGATTTTCTTTTTGATGAAAATGCTAATATTAGTGAAACTATTTCAAGTATTACTGCTTTGAGTTTATATTCAATTTTTAAAACTGAGGAAAATCTAAATAAAGATTCAATTGAAGAATTTGTTAATATAATCTCAGATAGCGGTGAATTATCAATTTTTGGAATTGGAAATTCAAAAAATTCTGTTGAATTTTTAAACAATCAATTAAAAAGAATTGGAGTAATCTCAACAATACATAATTCTGTTCATGGTTTTTTAATTCATACAAATTTTTATAAAAATAAAAATATTGCATTAATAATATCAAATTCTTTAAAAACAAAAGAAGTGACATTTATATTAAATTACTTAATTGAAAATAAAATTCCATATTTAATTATTAGTTCTATTGATAGTACAAATAATAACTTGTTTATAGAAAAGGCAAAGTCTTATATTCTATATTCAACAAATTCAAAGGAAAAATATTCATTTCCTATGATAAGTTCTTTTTACTCACAAATTTTTATAATAAATATAATTTTCAATAGATTAATTCAAAAGACAAATGATTTTAAAACTAAAATTGAACTTGGAAATAAATTAACTAATAAGTGAAATGAATCCTAA